Proteins encoded by one window of Tunturibacter psychrotolerans:
- the gcvT gene encoding glycine cleavage system aminomethyltransferase GcvT, whose protein sequence is MTETMAPLRKTALNAVHRAAKSKMVDFGGWDMPVDCCGLIAEHMAVRTAVGVFDVSHMGDIQLRGPGSLAAVQHLCMNDASKLAVGQAHYSAMLYPNGTFVDDVVVHKLSDNDYLIVINAGTREKDVQWVRRTIGHMPGVHVNDFSDYYTQLAIQGPRAAETLQKLTSTDLSSIKNYWFTWGQVCGLYNVMIARTGYTGEDGFEIYIPSDEPTSARVWGEVLEAGAEFGILACGLGARNTLRLEAGMALYGHEISDTINVLEAGLGRYAKLDKPEFVGRDALLEVQAAGGPGRKLVGLEMIERGIGRDGYAVFSIEGKRLGDITSGSPSPFLKKNIAMAYVPVEYTALDTEVAVEIRGQMVKAKVVPLPFYKRPKKTA, encoded by the coding sequence ATGACAGAGACAATGGCCCCACTTCGCAAGACAGCATTGAACGCGGTACACCGGGCGGCTAAGTCCAAGATGGTTGATTTCGGCGGATGGGATATGCCGGTGGATTGCTGCGGGCTGATTGCGGAACACATGGCGGTGCGGACTGCGGTAGGTGTGTTCGACGTGTCGCATATGGGCGATATTCAGCTGCGCGGGCCCGGATCGCTGGCGGCGGTGCAGCATCTCTGTATGAACGATGCTTCGAAGCTTGCTGTGGGGCAGGCGCACTACTCAGCGATGCTCTATCCGAATGGGACATTTGTCGATGATGTGGTGGTGCATAAGCTTTCGGATAATGACTATCTGATAGTGATCAACGCGGGGACGCGCGAGAAGGATGTGCAGTGGGTGCGGAGGACGATTGGGCATATGCCGGGTGTGCATGTGAACGACTTCAGCGACTACTACACGCAGCTTGCGATTCAGGGACCGCGAGCTGCGGAGACTTTGCAGAAGCTGACTTCGACGGACCTGAGCTCGATCAAAAACTATTGGTTTACGTGGGGACAGGTGTGCGGGCTGTACAACGTGATGATTGCTCGCACGGGGTATACCGGTGAGGATGGATTTGAGATTTATATTCCATCGGATGAGCCGACGAGCGCGCGAGTGTGGGGCGAGGTGCTGGAGGCGGGAGCGGAGTTTGGGATTCTGGCGTGTGGGCTGGGCGCGCGGAATACGCTGCGGCTTGAGGCTGGAATGGCGCTGTATGGGCATGAGATCTCGGACACGATCAATGTGCTGGAGGCTGGGCTGGGGCGGTATGCGAAGCTCGACAAGCCGGAGTTTGTTGGGCGCGACGCCCTGTTGGAGGTTCAGGCCGCGGGTGGGCCGGGGCGCAAACTGGTGGGGCTGGAGATGATCGAACGCGGGATTGGCCGCGATGGTTACGCAGTATTTTCGATTGAAGGAAAGCGGCTCGGCGATATTACCAGTGGGTCGCCTTCTCCGTTTTTGAAGAAGAACATTGCGATGGCTTATGTGCCTGTGGAGTACACGGCGCTCGATACAGAGGTTGCGGTGGAGATTCGCGGCCAGATGGTGAAGGCAAAGGTTGTACCACTTCCCTTCTATAAGCGGCCGAAGAAAACTGCCTGA
- the gcvH gene encoding glycine cleavage system protein GcvH — MAYPADYRYTKEHEWIKVDGNIGTIGITDYAQNSLGDIVFVELPKVGDSVEATKSFGSVESVKAVSDLFAPVSGKVTAINEELKDAPEKINADANTTWLLKVELVDAKQVDGLLTAADYEKFTSEETGH; from the coding sequence ATGGCTTACCCTGCGGACTATCGCTATACGAAGGAACACGAGTGGATCAAGGTCGATGGCAACATTGGCACAATTGGGATCACGGACTACGCGCAGAACTCGCTGGGCGATATTGTGTTTGTCGAACTGCCTAAGGTGGGCGATTCGGTTGAGGCGACAAAGAGCTTCGGTTCGGTGGAGTCGGTGAAGGCGGTGTCGGATCTTTTTGCTCCTGTTTCGGGCAAGGTGACGGCGATCAATGAAGAGTTGAAGGACGCTCCGGAGAAGATTAATGCGGACGCGAATACGACCTGGCTGCTGAAGGTTGAACTTGTAGATGCGAAGCAGGTGGATGGTCTTTTGACCGCAGCCGATTACGAGAAATTTACCAGCGAAGAGACCGGACACTAA
- the gcvPA gene encoding aminomethyl-transferring glycine dehydrogenase subunit GcvPA has protein sequence MRYLPKSPVDREEMLAEIGVASIDDLFSTIPAEFQLKRDLKIPRQHGESEILDRFREFAENNAVGYSSFLGAGVYRHYRPVIIDSLVQRGEFLTSYTPYQPEISQGTLQAMFEFQTMICELTGMEIANASMYDGSTGAAEAIMMAVRVTGRDGAVIARTVHPEYREVIATYAQHQEIPTVEVGYSANGRVDLAALDTAITKDTACVLIQSPNFFGTVEDVAAIADIAHAKGALLIVSIAEAVSLGIVRPPAEADIVSLEAQSYGVAVGYGGPYCGVIACKEKFLRQMPGRLIGETKDKDGKRGFVLTLSTREQHIRREKATSNICTNQALVAMMTTIFLSVYGKQGMKELSEQNLAKAAYLKSVLGASAGAKVLFDGAPRFHEFVLHLPKSAEETNAALLGHKIIGGLPLAKWYPELGPNASLWCATELTTRKQMDAAAAALAGKKA, from the coding sequence ATGCGCTATTTGCCGAAGTCCCCCGTGGATCGCGAGGAGATGCTTGCCGAGATTGGCGTGGCGTCGATCGACGATCTGTTTTCTACGATTCCAGCGGAGTTTCAACTGAAGCGTGATCTGAAGATTCCACGGCAGCATGGGGAATCGGAGATTCTGGATCGCTTTCGTGAGTTTGCGGAGAATAATGCGGTTGGTTATTCGAGCTTTTTGGGCGCGGGAGTGTATCGGCACTATCGGCCGGTGATTATTGATTCGCTGGTGCAGCGTGGTGAGTTTTTGACCAGCTACACGCCGTATCAGCCGGAGATCTCGCAGGGTACGCTGCAGGCGATGTTTGAGTTCCAGACGATGATCTGCGAGCTGACGGGGATGGAGATTGCGAACGCGTCGATGTACGACGGTTCGACCGGGGCGGCTGAGGCGATCATGATGGCGGTGCGCGTGACGGGTCGCGATGGTGCGGTGATTGCGCGTACGGTGCATCCGGAGTATCGCGAGGTGATTGCGACATATGCGCAGCACCAGGAGATTCCGACGGTTGAGGTTGGGTATTCGGCGAATGGGCGTGTGGATCTGGCTGCGCTCGATACAGCGATCACGAAGGATACGGCCTGTGTGTTGATTCAGTCGCCAAACTTCTTTGGGACGGTCGAGGATGTTGCCGCGATTGCTGATATCGCTCATGCGAAGGGTGCGCTGCTGATCGTTTCGATCGCGGAGGCCGTTTCGCTGGGGATTGTACGGCCTCCGGCTGAGGCAGATATTGTTTCGCTTGAGGCGCAGTCGTATGGCGTGGCAGTTGGATACGGTGGTCCTTACTGCGGCGTGATTGCGTGCAAGGAGAAGTTCTTGCGGCAGATGCCGGGAAGGCTGATCGGCGAGACGAAGGATAAGGACGGCAAGCGTGGATTTGTGCTGACGCTGTCTACTCGCGAGCAGCATATTCGGCGGGAGAAGGCGACTTCGAATATCTGCACGAATCAGGCGCTTGTAGCGATGATGACCACGATCTTCCTGAGTGTGTATGGCAAGCAGGGGATGAAGGAGCTGTCGGAGCAGAATCTGGCGAAGGCGGCTTATTTGAAGAGTGTGCTAGGTGCTTCTGCTGGCGCTAAGGTTTTGTTTGATGGCGCGCCGCGGTTTCATGAGTTTGTGCTGCACCTACCGAAGAGTGCGGAGGAGACGAATGCTGCGCTGCTTGGACACAAGATTATCGGCGGTCTGCCGCTGGCGAAGTGGTATCCGGAGCTTGGGCCTAACGCGAGTTTGTGGTGCGCGACTGAGTTGACGACGCGGAAGCAAATGGATGCTGCCGCTGCGGCACTTGCGGGCAAGAAGGCTTAG
- the gcvPB gene encoding aminomethyl-transferring glycine dehydrogenase subunit GcvPB has product MAVEKFVGTPKKATTHTNQNEDLMFEKSSPGKKAYRLAQLDVPSVDSVALLGDSVRTDLGVMPELSEIEIIRHFTRLSTWNYAIDLGMYPLGSCTMKYNPRVNEAVARLEGIAEAHPYQPESLSQGCLGIMQTLSDALIEITGMDAITLQPAAGAHGEFTGILLVRAYHESKGNPRKKILIPDSAHGTNPATAAVCGYEVANLKSNAQGMVDVAELERMVDEDTAALMLTNPSTIGVFESEIHKIADILHAKGALLYMDGANMNALVGKTRPGDFGVDVMHLNLHKTFSTPHGGGGPGSGPVACKKILEPFLPTPIVVTKSDGKLGLEYNRPQTVGRVRIFYGNFGMFVRALAYILANGPDGLRQTTEDAVLNANYIRAKLEGTFDLPYKTQSLHEVVFSDKLQAKNGVKTGDMGKRLIDYGFHAYTVSFPLVVQGAMMIEPTESESREELDLLIDALKQIAREAEENPELVQTSPHTTRVQRLDETTAARKPILRWRAPVAPEPVLVDTAAKEW; this is encoded by the coding sequence ATGGCAGTTGAGAAGTTTGTAGGGACGCCGAAGAAGGCTACGACGCACACGAATCAGAACGAAGATTTGATGTTTGAAAAATCTTCGCCTGGAAAGAAGGCTTATCGGCTGGCGCAGCTGGATGTGCCGTCGGTTGATTCGGTTGCGCTGCTGGGGGACTCCGTGCGGACGGATCTGGGCGTGATGCCGGAGCTGAGTGAGATTGAGATCATTCGGCACTTCACGCGGCTTTCGACGTGGAACTATGCGATTGATCTGGGGATGTATCCGCTGGGGAGCTGCACGATGAAGTACAACCCTCGCGTGAATGAGGCGGTGGCGCGGCTGGAAGGGATCGCAGAGGCGCATCCTTATCAGCCGGAGTCGTTGTCGCAGGGGTGCCTGGGGATTATGCAGACGCTGTCCGACGCGCTGATTGAGATTACGGGCATGGATGCGATTACCCTGCAGCCAGCGGCGGGCGCGCATGGCGAGTTTACAGGGATCCTGTTGGTTCGGGCTTATCACGAGAGCAAAGGCAATCCACGGAAAAAGATTTTGATTCCGGATTCGGCGCATGGGACCAATCCTGCGACTGCTGCTGTGTGCGGATATGAGGTTGCCAATCTGAAGTCGAATGCTCAGGGCATGGTGGATGTGGCTGAGCTGGAGCGGATGGTCGATGAAGATACCGCCGCGCTGATGCTTACGAATCCTTCGACCATCGGTGTGTTCGAGAGCGAGATTCACAAGATCGCAGATATTTTGCATGCGAAGGGCGCGCTGCTTTACATGGATGGCGCGAATATGAATGCACTGGTAGGCAAGACGCGGCCGGGCGATTTCGGCGTGGACGTGATGCATTTGAACCTGCATAAGACGTTTTCTACTCCGCATGGTGGGGGTGGTCCGGGGTCGGGGCCGGTGGCTTGCAAGAAGATTCTGGAGCCGTTTCTCCCTACGCCGATTGTGGTAACGAAGTCTGATGGAAAGCTGGGGTTGGAGTACAACCGACCACAAACCGTGGGCCGCGTGCGGATCTTCTATGGCAACTTTGGAATGTTTGTGCGGGCGCTGGCTTATATTCTCGCGAATGGGCCGGATGGATTGCGGCAGACGACTGAGGATGCTGTGCTGAATGCGAATTACATTCGCGCGAAGCTTGAGGGCACGTTTGATCTACCGTACAAAACCCAGTCGCTGCATGAGGTTGTGTTTTCGGACAAGCTGCAGGCTAAGAACGGCGTGAAGACGGGCGATATGGGCAAGCGATTGATCGACTATGGCTTCCATGCGTATACCGTCTCGTTCCCGCTGGTGGTGCAGGGCGCGATGATGATTGAGCCGACCGAGAGCGAGAGCCGTGAGGAGCTTGACCTGCTGATCGATGCGCTGAAGCAGATAGCGCGGGAGGCGGAGGAGAATCCTGAGCTGGTGCAGACGTCGCCGCATACGACGCGGGTGCAGAGGCTGGATGAAACTACTGCGGCCAGGAAGCCGATTCTTCGTTGGAGGGCTCCTGTGGCGCCGGAGCCGGTGCTGGTCGATACGGCCGCGAAGGAGTGGTAG
- a CDS encoding DUF2911 domain-containing protein produces the protein MQLRTFALAACCTLLTAANPLQTIAQGGGVKMDGAQTSAKPIASPPATAEVSLNGKQVVIHYNSPRLKGRAIGTTIVPYGQVWRTGANPATTLITPANLKIGTLSVPAGTYTIYTLPSASQWLLIVNKQTGQWGTEYSEAQDLGRTPMTGKTLPASQENMSISFENTQGANTQLHIKWATTDEYVNIQAQ, from the coding sequence ATGCAGCTCCGCACCTTCGCCCTCGCCGCCTGTTGCACGCTTCTAACCGCCGCAAACCCCCTCCAAACGATCGCTCAAGGCGGAGGCGTTAAAATGGACGGCGCGCAAACCTCTGCCAAACCCATCGCCAGCCCACCGGCAACCGCGGAAGTGAGCCTCAATGGCAAGCAGGTCGTCATCCACTACAACTCGCCTCGTCTCAAGGGCCGCGCCATCGGCACCACCATCGTCCCCTACGGCCAGGTCTGGCGCACCGGAGCCAATCCCGCCACCACCCTCATCACCCCAGCCAATCTGAAGATCGGCACACTCAGTGTTCCCGCCGGCACCTACACCATCTACACCCTGCCCAGCGCCAGCCAGTGGCTTCTCATCGTCAACAAGCAGACCGGCCAGTGGGGAACTGAATACTCTGAGGCACAGGACCTCGGCCGAACGCCCATGACCGGAAAAACTCTCCCAGCCTCACAGGAGAACATGTCCATCTCCTTCGAGAACACTCAAGGAGCGAATACCCAACTCCACATCAAATGGGCCACCACCGACGAGTACGTCAACATCCAGGCACAGTAG
- a CDS encoding AI-2E family transporter yields the protein MFGLDSRVLRIVWTLVFCYLLYRLRDTIFLVVLSIIIAYMLLPVVDFIYSRLTHGRHRGWALAGVYLLIFALILCVGGLIGYYAFQQAVELTKQIPDLTQPNAIDHIHLPKFLERWDAPIRDHLKSWIEVHGKDMLETITDLSMKLLSAAGSIVLLLIVLLLSYLLLRNGPDLLEGIVCALPPASRPKFQEILRDEHDFLKHWARSVVLCAIITDAIYVIAFSLLRVPYSVLLALMMFPFEFIPLVGPPLAFLIVLIIAAVTGFHAFGWLIFIFVLVRLLVDYVLQPYLFSSGQFELPPFIVIVSALAGEAIAGVPGVLLSIPVSATILILYRRLYCDTPPDQQITESSTAARVEL from the coding sequence ATGTTCGGGCTCGATTCGCGTGTGCTTCGCATAGTCTGGACTTTGGTCTTCTGCTATCTGCTGTACCGCTTGCGTGACACCATCTTCCTCGTCGTATTGTCGATCATCATCGCCTACATGCTTTTGCCGGTCGTGGATTTCATCTACAGCAGGCTCACGCATGGCCGCCATCGCGGATGGGCTCTCGCCGGCGTCTATCTTTTGATCTTTGCCCTGATTCTTTGTGTCGGCGGACTGATCGGCTACTATGCCTTCCAGCAAGCAGTTGAACTCACAAAGCAAATACCCGACCTGACGCAACCCAATGCCATCGATCACATCCATCTACCCAAATTTTTGGAGCGATGGGACGCACCCATCCGCGACCATCTCAAATCCTGGATAGAGGTGCACGGCAAGGACATGCTCGAGACCATCACCGACCTCAGCATGAAACTCCTCTCCGCCGCCGGTAGTATTGTTCTCCTCCTGATCGTCCTGCTGCTGAGCTATCTGCTTCTTCGCAATGGTCCGGACTTGCTTGAAGGAATCGTCTGCGCCCTGCCGCCGGCCTCTCGTCCGAAGTTCCAGGAGATCCTTCGCGATGAACATGATTTCCTAAAGCACTGGGCCCGGTCCGTGGTCCTCTGCGCAATCATCACCGACGCGATCTACGTCATTGCCTTTAGTCTGCTACGTGTCCCTTACAGCGTCCTGCTCGCGCTGATGATGTTTCCCTTCGAGTTCATTCCTCTCGTGGGTCCTCCGTTAGCGTTCCTGATCGTTCTGATCATCGCGGCGGTCACCGGCTTTCACGCCTTCGGATGGCTCATCTTCATCTTCGTCCTGGTTCGCCTCCTGGTGGACTATGTTCTCCAGCCATACTTGTTCAGCTCAGGCCAATTTGAACTCCCGCCATTCATCGTGATCGTCAGCGCTTTGGCTGGCGAAGCCATCGCCGGCGTTCCCGGAGTTCTCTTGTCGATTCCGGTTTCAGCAACCATCTTGATTCTCTATCGCCGACTCTATTGCGACACCCCTCCCGACCAACAAATCACCGAAAGCAGCACCGCCGCACGAGTGGAACTTTAG
- a CDS encoding TonB-dependent receptor → MKLSFACRGLLASAAAALLLCSLTLSGSAQTSGNGNIVGTVTDTSGATVPGVSVIVTNNDTGISRSLTTNSDGSYTANFLLPGHYEVILGGGGFGKVDRKDLTLTVGQILTIDAALPAASVSTQVEVTSESPLVDTDKTEVAQTIGETLISNLPVASRNWSAFVLNTPNVTQDGGSGLVSFHGISGLYNQNYVDGSNNNQMLFSEARGRASGAPYVYSIDSIKEFQAETSNYSVEFGQAAGGQVNAITKSGTNHFHGDAFYYLRYPDLNALDPYNKFQALHNNGNPFLLTQPVHQQHQFGGSVGGPIIKDRLFFFFTYDGFRKVGRVLYSDSNTISTKGAGAYTASTTVTPNQCPVVGTPGYKGTTGITSAQCLNGIQFLLNVANINPGDAPPARFQKQNLFFPRLDYHINQRNDVFVDYNFADYDSTYGYSPANTFSNSSPTTNGPTSYHERFLVAGLTTQVGKASVNQVHFQYGRDLETAGANAAGPSVATGVVTYGMPNALPRVAEPDEHRIQFTDVFSTTKGHHTLKFGGDANLVHEVMINLFQGGGVYNYSDTTNTAAFQDWIQDAFAGQPGDTDPFAGYHYNTFVQTIDKVNTAAGTQGRDDFWMKMFDAFAEDSWKIRQNLTLTLGVRYDIQLTPAPGLVNNNFPPISTQYSGTIKNVADRVQPRLGFSWAPQVGTVVRGGYGLFSALNQGSTYYAMRVENGVVQVNYNYTGCESLVGNVSGARCAKVPSATNSLQYPFVPFPVTGPSISSAAIPTGGTAPAVNGPALIGSQSFHGLDPNFVPPLSHEFQLAVEQAMPGKMTLSVGYVGTRAMRLPVFLDANLIGQTPSGVRTYDVLNATGGIQEVLTVPVYRQADRRNPNITSINTGFSVANTWYNSLAATVRRPFANGLEVLANYTWARATDDGQVGGANGTFFGGDTPLDPNNIRRDNGPSDTDIRNRFTLSFVYQPKLLPDNKIVKYAVDDFTFSGGFIASGGQPIFMGMNGTVFSGTGTSYGADGNIYGGAMSSSSGAPTTGRPPQIGRNSMYGPGFNDFDFRVARNIPIHEAMYLQLSADAFNLLNHTIVTGVQGTYSQYAAASTSAASACSTATGSATAGTVPAGSVLQGCISPFTGTGLAAFGVTSGTNNSLYGARQMQFAAKFFF, encoded by the coding sequence ATGAAACTTTCCTTTGCCTGTCGTGGCCTGCTTGCGTCCGCCGCTGCGGCCCTCCTCTTGTGTTCTCTCACCCTTTCTGGCAGTGCCCAAACCTCCGGCAACGGCAATATCGTCGGCACCGTGACGGATACCTCCGGCGCCACCGTCCCGGGAGTCTCCGTAATCGTCACCAACAACGACACCGGCATCTCGCGCTCGCTCACCACGAACAGCGACGGCTCCTACACCGCAAACTTTCTTCTCCCCGGGCACTACGAGGTCATCCTCGGCGGCGGCGGTTTCGGTAAGGTCGACCGCAAGGACCTGACACTCACGGTCGGCCAGATCCTCACCATCGACGCCGCACTCCCCGCGGCCTCCGTCTCGACTCAGGTTGAAGTCACCAGCGAGTCGCCTCTCGTCGACACCGACAAAACAGAAGTCGCCCAGACTATCGGCGAGACCCTCATCTCGAATTTGCCTGTCGCCAGCCGCAACTGGAGCGCCTTCGTCCTTAACACCCCCAACGTCACGCAGGATGGCGGCAGCGGCCTCGTCAGCTTCCACGGCATCAGTGGCCTCTACAACCAGAACTACGTCGACGGCTCCAACAACAACCAGATGCTCTTCTCCGAGGCTCGGGGCCGCGCATCCGGTGCACCCTACGTCTATTCCATCGACTCCATTAAGGAGTTCCAGGCCGAAACCTCGAACTACTCGGTCGAGTTCGGTCAGGCCGCCGGCGGTCAGGTCAACGCCATCACCAAGAGCGGAACCAACCACTTCCACGGCGACGCCTTCTACTATCTCCGCTACCCGGATCTCAACGCGCTCGATCCGTATAACAAGTTCCAGGCACTTCACAACAACGGAAACCCCTTCCTCCTCACGCAGCCCGTCCATCAGCAGCATCAGTTCGGCGGCTCTGTCGGCGGACCAATCATCAAGGATCGTCTCTTCTTCTTCTTCACCTATGATGGTTTTCGCAAAGTCGGTCGCGTTCTCTACTCCGACTCCAACACCATCTCCACGAAGGGCGCCGGGGCATACACCGCTTCTACTACTGTCACTCCGAACCAATGCCCGGTCGTCGGCACCCCAGGCTACAAGGGCACAACTGGTATCACCAGCGCGCAGTGTCTCAACGGTATTCAGTTCCTTCTGAATGTGGCTAACATCAACCCCGGCGACGCACCACCGGCCCGTTTTCAGAAGCAGAACCTCTTCTTCCCGCGCCTGGACTATCACATCAACCAGCGCAACGACGTCTTCGTCGACTACAACTTCGCCGACTATGACAGCACTTACGGTTACAGCCCCGCGAACACCTTCAGCAACAGCTCTCCCACGACCAACGGTCCCACCAGCTACCACGAGCGCTTCCTTGTCGCAGGTCTAACCACTCAGGTAGGCAAGGCCTCCGTCAACCAGGTGCACTTCCAATACGGTCGCGACCTCGAAACCGCAGGTGCGAACGCCGCCGGCCCCAGCGTCGCCACCGGTGTCGTCACCTACGGTATGCCCAACGCCCTGCCGCGTGTCGCAGAGCCTGATGAACACCGCATTCAATTCACCGACGTCTTCTCGACGACCAAGGGACATCACACCCTCAAGTTCGGTGGCGACGCCAACCTCGTCCACGAAGTCATGATCAACCTCTTCCAGGGCGGCGGCGTCTACAACTACTCGGACACCACCAACACCGCAGCATTCCAGGACTGGATCCAGGACGCCTTCGCCGGCCAGCCCGGCGATACCGACCCTTTCGCCGGCTATCACTACAACACCTTTGTCCAGACCATCGACAAGGTGAACACTGCGGCCGGCACTCAAGGTAGAGATGACTTCTGGATGAAGATGTTCGACGCCTTCGCCGAAGACTCCTGGAAGATTCGCCAAAACCTCACCCTCACCCTTGGCGTGCGCTACGACATTCAACTCACCCCGGCACCCGGTCTCGTCAACAACAACTTTCCTCCTATCTCAACTCAGTACAGCGGCACCATCAAAAACGTGGCCGACCGCGTTCAGCCACGCTTGGGCTTTAGCTGGGCGCCTCAAGTCGGCACCGTTGTCCGCGGCGGCTATGGTCTCTTCTCCGCGCTCAACCAGGGCAGCACCTACTACGCCATGCGCGTTGAGAACGGTGTAGTCCAGGTCAACTACAACTACACCGGCTGCGAAAGTCTTGTTGGCAACGTATCCGGTGCACGATGCGCGAAGGTGCCAAGCGCCACCAACAGCCTTCAATACCCCTTCGTGCCCTTCCCGGTCACTGGTCCTTCGATCTCTTCGGCCGCCATCCCCACAGGAGGAACCGCACCGGCCGTCAACGGACCAGCACTCATTGGTAGCCAGAGCTTCCACGGCCTTGATCCCAACTTCGTTCCGCCGCTGTCGCACGAGTTCCAGTTGGCTGTTGAGCAGGCCATGCCTGGCAAGATGACGCTGTCGGTCGGCTACGTCGGTACTCGCGCGATGCGTCTGCCCGTCTTCCTCGATGCCAATCTCATCGGCCAGACGCCCAGTGGCGTCCGCACCTACGACGTACTCAACGCCACCGGCGGAATTCAGGAAGTCCTTACCGTTCCTGTCTATCGGCAGGCGGACCGCCGCAATCCCAACATCACCTCCATCAACACGGGGTTCAGTGTAGCGAATACCTGGTACAACTCTCTCGCTGCAACCGTGCGTCGTCCCTTCGCGAACGGGCTCGAGGTGCTCGCAAACTACACCTGGGCGCGCGCAACCGACGATGGCCAGGTCGGCGGAGCCAACGGCACCTTCTTCGGTGGCGATACTCCGCTCGATCCCAACAACATCCGTCGCGACAATGGTCCTTCGGACACCGACATCCGGAATCGCTTTACGCTCAGCTTCGTCTACCAGCCAAAGCTCTTGCCGGATAACAAAATCGTCAAATATGCTGTCGACGATTTCACCTTCTCCGGCGGCTTCATTGCCTCTGGCGGTCAGCCGATCTTCATGGGGATGAACGGCACCGTCTTCTCCGGCACTGGAACCAGCTACGGAGCCGACGGCAACATCTATGGCGGTGCCATGAGCTCCAGCTCCGGCGCTCCGACCACCGGCCGTCCCCCGCAGATCGGCCGCAACAGCATGTATGGGCCGGGCTTCAACGACTTCGACTTCCGCGTAGCCCGCAACATCCCCATCCACGAGGCCATGTATCTGCAACTCTCCGCAGATGCCTTCAACCTCCTCAATCACACCATCGTCACTGGAGTGCAGGGAACCTACTCGCAGTACGCAGCGGCGTCGACTTCTGCGGCCTCTGCCTGCAGCACCGCAACGGGCTCCGCAACAGCGGGCACTGTTCCGGCAGGATCCGTACTGCAGGGCTGCATCTCACCCTTCACCGGCACCGGCCTCGCGGCCTTCGGTGTGACGTCAGGCACCAACAACAGCCTCTACGGGGCACGTCAGATGCAGTTTGCTGCGAAGTTCTTCTTCTAA
- a CDS encoding DUF2237 family protein has protein sequence MPTVEPIKNRGKNVLGQPLDICGCEPMTGFYRTGCCETGPDDHGVHTICCVVDEPFLEASKALGNDLSTPLPQFGFAGLKPGDRWCVCAARWLQVQQAGAACPIILEATHENTLKIVPFELLIQYAVIPSQLH, from the coding sequence ATGCCCACCGTCGAGCCCATCAAAAACCGTGGCAAAAACGTCCTTGGCCAGCCCCTCGACATCTGCGGCTGTGAGCCCATGACCGGCTTCTACCGCACCGGCTGCTGCGAGACCGGCCCCGACGATCACGGAGTCCACACCATCTGCTGCGTCGTAGACGAGCCATTCCTCGAAGCCTCGAAAGCCCTGGGCAACGACCTCAGCACCCCCCTGCCGCAGTTCGGCTTCGCTGGCCTCAAACCCGGAGATCGCTGGTGTGTCTGCGCCGCCCGTTGGCTTCAGGTGCAGCAAGCTGGCGCCGCATGCCCCATCATCCTCGAAGCCACCCACGAGAACACTCTCAAGATTGTTCCATTCGAGTTACTCATTCAGTACGCTGTCATCCCCAGCCAACTTCATTAA